The DNA region CACCTGAAGCGGATGCTCGCCTTCTCCACCGTCGGGCACGTCGGCCTGTTCCTGATCGGCGCCGCGCTGCTCGAACCGGCCGGGCTGACCGGCGCGGCCGTGTACGTGGCCGGCCACGCGGGCGCCAAGGCGGCGCTGTTCGGCCTCACCGGCGTGCTGCTCGACCGGTACGGCTCGGTCGACGAGCACGGGCTGCACGGCCGGGCCCGCGAACTCCGCCTCATCGGGCTGCTGTTCGTCCTCGGCGCGCTCGCCCTGGCCGGGCTACCGCCGTTCGGCACCGGGCTCGGCAAGGCCGTCACCGAGGAGGCCGCCGGGCACTGGGGCGGCTGGCTGCCGGTGGTCTTCGTCCTGGTCTCCGCACTCACCGGCGGCGCGGTGCTGCGCGCCGGACTGCGGGTCTTCGGCGGGCTCGGCGCCCCACCGTCCGAGCACCCCGAGGTGGCGGCGACCACCGGCGAGGGCGAGGAGCCGGAGATCCGCGAACCGGGCCGGCGACCGCCGGCACCGATGCTCCTCGTGCCGGCACTGCTGCTCGTCGGCTGCCTGGCCGTGGGCGTGGTGCCGGGCGTCGGACGGGCCCTGGCAGCCGCCGCGACGGCCTTCACCGACCGGGCCGGCTACCTCACCGAGACCCTCGGCGGGCCGGGCGGGCCGGCCCCGGCGGCTCCCGAGGCCTGGTGGACGGCCTCCGGCATCGGACTGGGCCTGCTCTCCACCCTGCTGGCCGTCGGTTTCGCCACCGCCGCCATCCGGCGCGACCCCAGGCGCGGCACCGGCGGGCTGTACCGGGCGACCGTCCTGCCGCTGCGCCGGCTGCACTCGGGACTGCTCGGCGACTACGTCGCCTGGCTGGCCGTGGGGCTGGCCGCGCTGCTGATCGCCCTCACGGCTCAGCTTTGAACGGCCCGTCGGAGTCCCGGAGTTGGCCGCGCCTGCCGGTCGACGGTGGTCATGCGGCGCCTCCCTTGCGCTCGTCCTCGTCCACGATCTCGGCGTCCACGACCTCCTCTCCTTCCTCGCCCTGGGTGCCGGTTGCGCCGCCGCCTGGTGCGCCGGGGGCGGTCTGGGCGTAGATGGCCTGGCCCAGTTTCTGGCTGACCTGGGCGACCTTGTCGCTCGCCGCGCGGATCGCGGCGGTGTCCTCGCCCTTGAGCTTGTCCTTCAGCTCCGCCAGGGCCGTCTCCACCTCGTTCTTCACGTCGGCCGGGACCTTGTCCTGGTTTTCGGTGAGGAACTTCTCGGTGCTGTAGAGGAGTTGCTCGCCCTGGTTGCGGGTCTCGGCGGCCTCCTTGCGGCGGCGGTCCTCCTCCGCATGCTGCTCGGCTTCCCGGATCATGCGGTCGATGTCGTCCTTGGGCAGCGAGGAGCCGCCGGTGACGGTCATCTTCTGCTCCCGGCCGGTGCCGAGGTCCTTCGCGCCGACGTGCATGATACCGTTGGCGTCGATGTCGAAGGTGACCTCGATCTGCGGCATCCCGCGCGGGGCCGGTGCGATGCCGGTCAGCTCGAACATGCCGAGCTTCTTGTTGTAGGCGGCGATCTCGCGCTCGCCCTGGTACACCTGCACGGTCACCGACGGCTGGTTGTCCTCGGCGGTCGTGAACACTTCCGAGCGCCTGGTCGGGATCGTGGTGTTGCGCTCGATCAGCCTGGTCATGATGCCACCCTTGGTCTCGATGCCCAGGGACAGCGGGGTGACGTCGAGCAGCAGGACGTCCTTGACCTCGCCCTTCAGCACACCCGCCTGCAAGGCCGCTCCGACGGCCACGACCTCGTCCGGGTTCACGCCCTTGTGCGGGTCCTTGCCGGTGAGCTTCTTCACCAGGTCGGTCACGGCCGGCATCCGGGTGGAGCCGCCGACCAGGATGACGTGGTCGACGTCCGAGACCTCGATCTTGGCGTCCTTGACGGCCTGGTGGAACGGGCCCTCGCAGCGCTCCAGCAGGTCGGCGGTCAGCTGCTGGAACTGGGCGCGGGTGAGCTTCTCGTCCAGGTGGAGCGCACCCTCGGCGGAGGCCGTGATGTAGGGCAGGTTGATCGTCGTCTCGGTCGCGGCGGACAGTTCGATCTTCGCCTTCTCGGCGGCCTCCCGGAGCCGCTGGGCGGCCATCTTGTCCTTGGACAGGTCGATGCCGTAGCCGTTCTTGAACTGCTTGACCAGGTGTTCGACGATCCGCTGGTCCCAGTCGTCACCGCCCAGGTGGGTGTCGCCGGAGGTGGCCTTCACCTCCACCACGCCCTCGCCGATCTCCAGCAGCGACACGTCGAAGGTGCCGCCACCGAGGTCGAAGACCAGCACCGTCTGGTCGTTCTCCTTGTCCAGGCCGTACGCGAGCGCGGCGGCGGTCGGCTCGTTGATGATCCGGGCCACCTTCAGGCCCGCGATCTCGCCGGCTTCCTTGGTCGCGGTGCGCTGGGAGTCGTTGAAGTACGCAGGCACGGTGATCACCGCGTCCGCCACGTCCTCACCCAGGTACGCCTCGGCGTCGCGCTTCAGCTTCTGCAGGACCCGGGCCGAGATCTCCTGCGCGGTGTAGCGCTTGCCGTTCACGTCCCCTTTCTCCGGGAACCGCCAGCCACTCTCGCCCATGTGCCGCTTCACCGAACGCGCGGTGCGGTCCACATTGGTCACGGCCTGCCGCTTGGCGACCTCGCCGACCAGCACCTCGCCGCCCTTGCCGAAGGCCACCACCGACGGGGTGGTCCGGGCGCCCTCGGCGTTGGCGATGACGGCCGGCTCGCCGCCCTCCAGCACGCAGACCACCGAGTTCGTCGTTCCCAGGTCGATACCGACTGCGCGTGTCATTGCCGGGCCTCCTCTTCTGCTCACCCCTTCCACCTTGCCTCAGTGGGAGGAATGAAACTTGAGCCTCATAGACTCAAGAATAAGTCGATGGCTGCGGCTGGAGGAAATCTGTACGCATAGTCGCCGGTGAGTGGACAGCGGCCGTCCTTCAATGGCGTGGCGCTGTGGTCCGGCCGGGCAGGGCGACCGGTGGGACGTAGTCGCCCAGGAGAGTGCGGTGCCACCACGCGCCGGTGGCACGCAGATCGCGCCACTCGGTGAAGCGGTAGCGGTAGAGGCGGGCGCGGACGTAGGTGGGAGGGTCCTCCCGGAACGGGTTGGTGCCGATCAGCCGGAGGACCTCGGTGTTGTTGTCGAGGAGTGCGGCCAGCAGCCGCGGGAACCACGGTTCCGCATAAGCCGGTGAGATGGCGGCGAACCACATCTGCCAGTCCAGTCGCAGGTGGTACGGCGCGATCTGGGAAGGCCGGTAGCGCACGTCGCCCGGTTTTCCTTTGAAGGCGTACTCCTTCCACACCGTTGTGGCTCCGATCTCCCGGTCGTCGGTGCCCTCGACGACGATCTCGTAGCGGGCTCTGCCGATGGATCCGAAGGCGCCGTAGGTGTTGACCAGGTGCAGGGGGTTGAAGGACGCGTTCATGATCTGGCGGCGGGAGACCAGGTTCCGGGCCGGCCAGTAGCTGAGCGCCACGAGCAGTACGGCGGCGGCCATCACAAGTCCCTCGTACCAGGTCGGCGGGCTCGAGAAGTGGTGGGCCGCGGGCAGGCCGAGGGTGCGGGAAGTGGCGCCGGTGCCGAGGACGGACAGGGCCAGCACGACGGCGAGCCAGTTGAGCCAGGCGAAGTTGCCGGAGGCGATGAGCCACAACTGGGTGACGATCATGAAGACGGCGGCGGCGCTCGCCGCAGGCTGAGGGGCGAAGAGCGCGAACGGTGCCAGCAACTGCGCGAGGTGGTTGGCGGCGGCCTCCACTCGGTGGACGGGTTTGGGCAGGTGGTGGAAGAACCAGCTGAGCGGTCCCGGCATGGGCTGGGTCTCGTGGTGGTAGTAGAGGCAGGTCAGATCGCGCCAGCAGGAATCGCCGCGCAGCTTGATCAGCCCGGCACCGACCTCCAGGCGGAAGAGCAGCCAGCGCAGCAGCCACAGCACCAGGATCGGCGGGGCGACGTCCGCGTTGCCGAGGAAGATCGCGAGGAAGCCGGTCTCCGCCAGCAACGATTCCCACATGTAGGCGAACCACGTCTGGCCGACATTGACGATCGACAGATACGCCGCCCACGTGGCCAGCCACATGAGGATGGACGCCCACAGCGGCACGGCGTCCCCCGCGCCCGCCGCCAGGGCGGCCGACAGGGCCACGCCCGTCCAGATCACGGCGGCGAGGAAGCGGTCCGAGCAGTGCAGGTGGAAGACGCTGGGTGCGTTCACGAACCGGACGCGCGCCACGAACGCCGATGCGGGAAGCAGACCGCGCTCCCCGATGAGTCCGCGGAACTGAGCGGCCACACTGAGGAACGCCACGAAGTAGACCACCGCGAGACCCCGCTGGAACAGCAGCCTGCCCAGCCAGTAGTCCGCGTCGGAAAACCACTCCACGACGCCCTCCTCGCCGCAGTCGACACGCTCTCGTACGGCACCTAACCGTCCATGCGCCCCCAGCACTTCCTCGCAGCGGGTCTGGGCCATCCACCACCACGAGTTGAAGCAGGCCGTAGGCAGCCAATCCGACCTCGACCGCGGTACGGGCCAGCTCGTTCACCACCCCGGCGGTTTCTAGGCGGCGGTGGGGGCGAGGTCGGCGCGGCCGAACAGGAGCGCGTAGCCGCGGGGCAGGTGGGCGAGGAGGCGGTCGGTGAGCCGGTCGTCGCCGAGGGATTCGAGGGCGGCCAGGACGGAGGAGACGTCCCAGCGGGCACCGGCGAGGCTGGTGTCCAGGGCTCGGGCGGCGGCTTCGACGAAGGCGGGCGCGGCGACGGGTTGGGGCAGGGGGATCTGCGCGGCGAAGACTGCGCGGGCCCGCTCAGGGAGCGCGGCGGCCAACTCGCAGCGTTCCTCGCCGGCGAGCTGGGAGCCGAGGACGGCCAGGACGGTGTCGAGGACGCGTTCGGCTTCCTCGTCGCTGGGGTAGCGGCCGAGCATGCGGACCTGCTGGATCAGGCGGCGGTGCCGGGTCATGACGATGGCCTTCCGGGACGGACCGCCGCCGCGTGGGCGGCGGCACGAAAGCGGGTCAGGGTCGGTGGCCGGGGTGAGGTCGGCCGAACAGGACGTCGTAGCCGGGCGGCAGCTGGAACAGGACGGCCTCCATGAGCTCGTCGCCGGCGGCGTCGGCCACCGTGGACAGGACGGCGCCGATGTCCCACACGGCGGTCTTCTCGGTGGCACCGTCGATCCAGGCGGCGGTGGCGCGCACGAACCGTTCGGGACTGAGCGGTTCGGCGGCCTGCAAGGGGTTCAACAGGATCAGGGCGAAGGTCTCGGGCAGACGGGCCGCGAGCTTCGCGCGCACGTCGCCGATCAAGTGGGCGCCGAGCAGGGCCAGCACGACGCGGGCCGCGCGGTCGGCATCCCGGGGCGTGTCATACTCGCCGCGTTCCTGGACCTGGTCCAAGAACGCCTCCCATCGAATCGTCACCGCGCATTCCTCCCTTCGTCCCGGCACGCTGCCGGGTACGGGTGTGCGGGGACCGGTCAGGGGCTGGCGGCCAGGCGGCGGCTGAGGCCGGTGAGCTTGAGCAGCCTGGCCACGGGCCTGCCTACGCCGCGCAGGACGAGCCGCCCGCCGTACTGGTCGGCCTGGTTACGGGCCTGGACGAGGACGCGCAGGCCCGAGCAGTCCATGAACGTCACCTCCGACAGGTCGAGCACCACCTCCCGGTGCGCCTCGAGCGCGGCGGCCAGCCGGTGGCGAAGCCGCGGCGCGGTGGCGAGGTCGATCTCACCACCGGCCCTCACCACGAACGGTGCCGACCGCCCGTCGCGCACGGCGTCGTCGGCCGGTACTGCCCGGGCCGCACCGGGGGGATGCGGGGGCGTTCCGTGCCGCCCGCTCGGGTGCGGGCGGCACGGAACGGCACAGGGATGCGGTCAGGCCTTGATCTCCTTGCGGTCGCCGGTCTGGCTGATGGCGATCTTGCGGGGCTTGGCCTTCTCCGCAACCGGGATCTTCAGGGTCAGCACGCCGGCGTCGTAGTCGGCGGTGATCCCCTCGGGGTCGAGCGTGTCGGAGAGCATGACCTGCCGGGAGAACACGCCGAGCGGACGCTCGGACATCTCCCACTTCGCGTCCTCGCCCTCATGACGCGGACGGCGCTCGGCCTTGACGGTCAGCATGTTCCGCTCGACATCGATGTCGATCGCGTCCGGGTCCACCCCGGGCAGGTCGAAGCAGATCACGTACTCGTCGCCGGCGCGGTAGGCGTCCAGCGGCATCGGCGTCGGACGGGACCAGGTGCCGGTCGTGCCGAAGAACTGCTGGGTCAGCCGGTCCAGCTCGCGGAACGGGTCGGTGCGCATCAGCATCGCGAAACACCTCCACTGGTTGTTGGGTGCCAGTGCGCTTCACCTGAATCTGTTCTAACATGTCATCCATCCGATGACAAATTCGCCAGTCGCCAAGGAAGTGACAACGATGCGAGAGCGGCCCGAGGCCCCCGTCACCGGCGGCGGACCGCCGACGGGCCCGGCGTCCCTCCTCGCCGCCGCCGCGGCGCTCGCCGCCATGGACGAGGCCGTCCGCACCGCGCAGGACACCGGGGCAGCGACCCCGCCCGCCTCTCAAGCCGGCCCCGAGCAGGCACTGGCCGCCCTGCTCCTGCTGCGAGAGCTGCGCACCGAGCTCGCCGGCTGGGAGGCCCCGCTGGTGGAGGCCGCCCGCGCCGCCGGCGCCACGTGGGCCGACCTCGCCCAGCCCATGGGCGTCGCCAGCCGCCAGCCCGCCGAGAACCGCTACCTGCGCCTCAAACCCTCAACCGGCCCAGCCGCACCCACCGGCGCCGGACGGGTCAAGGCCGTACGCGACCGCCGCGCCGCAGAGCGCGCCGTCACCGATTGGGCCCGCACCAACGCAGCCGACCTGCGCCAGCTCGCCGCCCAGGTCACCGCCCTGACCGACCTCGCCCCGGCCGCCCGTCCCGCCCTCGACCGCCTCCACACCGCGCTCGGCACCCCGGACGCCGCCGAACTCCTCACACCCCTCGCCGCCGTCCGCCCCCACCTCGCAGCCCGTCATCCCCGCCTTGCCCACCGCCTCGACGACCTCGCCCAACACACCGACCAACTGCGCCATGACAGCGACCATCGGCGCGCCTGACCCCCTGGCCGCCGCCGAGAAGCGCTGGCAGCGGATCGAGGACCAGCTCGCGGCGGTCGGGCACCGGATGCGGACCGACAGCGACGCCGCCATCGCCTCGATCGACGACTGCCTCGCGCGCCTGGACGCCCTACGCGAAGCCCTCCGCACTCCTGGGCGCGGCCGCCGCCCGGTCAGCTGACCGGGCGGCGGCGCATGGTCGGCCTGCAAGACCCCCATTCGGGGCATCTTGACAGGCGCCTGCCACGGTTCTATGCAGGTCGATGAGGAGGTTCTGCCGTAGGCCGGGTTCGCCCGGCCGGGCACGGGCGACCGGGCAAGCCGAGGAGGTGGGCTGCCATGACCGTTGCGCGACCGTGGCGGGATCACTACGCGGTGCTGGGAGTCGAGCCCTCGGCGTCCGCGCAGCAGATCACCTCGGCCTATCGGGCTCAGGTCCGCCTGCTGCACCCGGATTCCCGCCCAGCCAGGTCTGCCGAGGCCGGATCGGTCGAGCGGCTCGTCGACGTGATAGCCGCGTACGAGGTTCTGCACGACCCCGGGCTGCGCGCCGCCTATGACGCCGAGCGCGGCGGGGGCCGGCTGCATTCGGGGGCCGACGAGGCTGCTGGTCGTGCGGCCGCGGTGGTGCGGGTTGCGGTGCGTGTGGTCCCGGCAACCGGCAACGCGCCCGCAGCCACAGTGGCTGTCCGGCTCGGCGGCAAGAGCGGGTGGCCGTCCGACCCCGCAGTGTGGGTGGGGCCGGTGCGGGTCGAACCGTGCGCCCGCTCCACGCCGCTGAGCCTCTGGGAGTGGATGAACCGGTTGTGGGAGGTGGACCCTTGGCTGTGAACGACAGCGAGTTCCGCACCGCCATCGGGCGCGGGTAGGCGCCGGCGGCCGCACTGGTTGAGCCTGCGGATCTCCTCGGCCGCCGAGAGTGGCTTTCTCGGGCTCTGGCACCGCCCTGGTGGCTCCCTCGACGGCCCGGACAGGGGCTGTGAAATCCTCGCGGGGCTTCCCCGTGTGCTCAGGAGGCGTTCGCGGCTCGGCCGAAGAGGCGGCCGCCGAGGTCCACGCCGACCACCGCGCCGGCGGAGTCGCGGGTGAAGAAGCCGCGCTGGCCCTTCAGCCCGCCCTCGGTGATGAGGTACTCG from Kitasatospora cathayae includes:
- the dnaK gene encoding molecular chaperone DnaK — encoded protein: MTRAVGIDLGTTNSVVCVLEGGEPAVIANAEGARTTPSVVAFGKGGEVLVGEVAKRQAVTNVDRTARSVKRHMGESGWRFPEKGDVNGKRYTAQEISARVLQKLKRDAEAYLGEDVADAVITVPAYFNDSQRTATKEAGEIAGLKVARIINEPTAAALAYGLDKENDQTVLVFDLGGGTFDVSLLEIGEGVVEVKATSGDTHLGGDDWDQRIVEHLVKQFKNGYGIDLSKDKMAAQRLREAAEKAKIELSAATETTINLPYITASAEGALHLDEKLTRAQFQQLTADLLERCEGPFHQAVKDAKIEVSDVDHVILVGGSTRMPAVTDLVKKLTGKDPHKGVNPDEVVAVGAALQAGVLKGEVKDVLLLDVTPLSLGIETKGGIMTRLIERNTTIPTRRSEVFTTAEDNQPSVTVQVYQGEREIAAYNKKLGMFELTGIAPAPRGMPQIEVTFDIDANGIMHVGAKDLGTGREQKMTVTGGSSLPKDDIDRMIREAEQHAEEDRRRKEAAETRNQGEQLLYSTEKFLTENQDKVPADVKNEVETALAELKDKLKGEDTAAIRAASDKVAQVSQKLGQAIYAQTAPGAPGGGATGTQGEEGEEVVDAEIVDEDERKGGAA
- a CDS encoding lipase maturation factor family protein, translated to MEWFSDADYWLGRLLFQRGLAVVYFVAFLSVAAQFRGLIGERGLLPASAFVARVRFVNAPSVFHLHCSDRFLAAVIWTGVALSAALAAGAGDAVPLWASILMWLATWAAYLSIVNVGQTWFAYMWESLLAETGFLAIFLGNADVAPPILVLWLLRWLLFRLEVGAGLIKLRGDSCWRDLTCLYYHHETQPMPGPLSWFFHHLPKPVHRVEAAANHLAQLLAPFALFAPQPAASAAAVFMIVTQLWLIASGNFAWLNWLAVVLALSVLGTGATSRTLGLPAAHHFSSPPTWYEGLVMAAAVLLVALSYWPARNLVSRRQIMNASFNPLHLVNTYGAFGSIGRARYEIVVEGTDDREIGATTVWKEYAFKGKPGDVRYRPSQIAPYHLRLDWQMWFAAISPAYAEPWFPRLLAALLDNNTEVLRLIGTNPFREDPPTYVRARLYRYRFTEWRDLRATGAWWHRTLLGDYVPPVALPGRTTAPRH
- a CDS encoding DUF2267 domain-containing protein, translating into MTRHRRLIQQVRMLGRYPSDEEAERVLDTVLAVLGSQLAGEERCELAAALPERARAVFAAQIPLPQPVAAPAFVEAAARALDTSLAGARWDVSSVLAALESLGDDRLTDRLLAHLPRGYALLFGRADLAPTAA
- a CDS encoding DUF2267 domain-containing protein → MTIRWEAFLDQVQERGEYDTPRDADRAARVVLALLGAHLIGDVRAKLAARLPETFALILLNPLQAAEPLSPERFVRATAAWIDGATEKTAVWDIGAVLSTVADAAGDELMEAVLFQLPPGYDVLFGRPHPGHRP
- a CDS encoding STAS domain-containing protein — protein: MRAGGEIDLATAPRLRHRLAAALEAHREVVLDLSEVTFMDCSGLRVLVQARNQADQYGGRLVLRGVGRPVARLLKLTGLSRRLAASP
- a CDS encoding Hsp20/alpha crystallin family protein, which gives rise to MLMRTDPFRELDRLTQQFFGTTGTWSRPTPMPLDAYRAGDEYVICFDLPGVDPDAIDIDVERNMLTVKAERRPRHEGEDAKWEMSERPLGVFSRQVMLSDTLDPEGITADYDAGVLTLKIPVAEKAKPRKIAISQTGDRKEIKA
- a CDS encoding type III effector protein is translated as MRERPEAPVTGGGPPTGPASLLAAAAALAAMDEAVRTAQDTGAATPPASQAGPEQALAALLLLRELRTELAGWEAPLVEAARAAGATWADLAQPMGVASRQPAENRYLRLKPSTGPAAPTGAGRVKAVRDRRAAERAVTDWARTNAADLRQLAAQVTALTDLAPAARPALDRLHTALGTPDAAELLTPLAAVRPHLAARHPRLAHRLDDLAQHTDQLRHDSDHRRA
- a CDS encoding J domain-containing protein, with amino-acid sequence MTVARPWRDHYAVLGVEPSASAQQITSAYRAQVRLLHPDSRPARSAEAGSVERLVDVIAAYEVLHDPGLRAAYDAERGGGRLHSGADEAAGRAAAVVRVAVRVVPATGNAPAATVAVRLGGKSGWPSDPAVWVGPVRVEPCARSTPLSLWEWMNRLWEVDPWL